In the genome of Vicia villosa cultivar HV-30 ecotype Madison, WI linkage group LG7, Vvil1.0, whole genome shotgun sequence, one region contains:
- the LOC131615924 gene encoding uncharacterized protein LOC131615924 isoform X1, whose protein sequence is MEAAALLGFKEVPNLDDDTKSSNSRKLVPWLNWNEWLFVRDALFSDSHHSLSSALKRVSSWRSRGSLPVLIDVTASIVEIQHMDPFFRQDQLNDEAGSVSEEVLANLYCMAIVRLVNGAVEKTRKKELVSIAVAAEEIGIPRMLIDIRHEGSHRELPSLKVVRSASIKALDWLKSYYWEPQSKAIPFQGEGNADVKKEIKSLIRELAICLKVSGSPESSASLLKGKRPKKQITKILKSVLRLYSSFSSEIVSVLLNYLLKSLSSSEFKKNVDDACVGPTIESVLADWKPIILKLYNKEPELLLNLLKDVLHMIEIQADMKCGEDYPSIGISHSREEFHRSSYLSSLFAWLVRILCKKPSAAANMPKNVLHELVRKCLLISHLCNKQVTDSALRLAELMDDISLLKKIQLLSGLALSNIFDKADDQSSLLTSTNISHFEESIREAHKKLELVKQHVVRKKKSSEMDCECEESQVWTLAKSWNPCPIGMLPRAVGSSGCLPVLDAINNETVLDVTDNEKQNKVSDRKDNWRLIKHGAKRDAPSDLQLLDNSAVKKMRETEEFGEFNDESPMEDDEFPTEDASGYLMFGGIWKRIKEEELLAMQSSVRILI, encoded by the exons ATGGAAGCAGCAGCATTGTTAGGGTTCAAAGAAGTCCCCAATTTGGACGACGATACCAAATCATCAAACTCTCGAAAATTAGTTCCCTGGTTGAACTGGAACGAGTGGCTTTTCGTTAGAGATGCTCTCTTCTCTGATTCTCATCACTCTCTATCCTCTGCTCTTAAAAGA GTTTCGTCGTGGCGAAGTCGAGGTTCATTGCCGGTTCTCATTGATGTTACCGCTTCCATTGTTGAAATTCAGCACATGGACCCGTTTTTTAG acaGGATCAATTGAATGATGAAGCTGGTTCTGTTTCGGAGGAGGTTCTTGCTAATCTGTATTGCATGGCAATCGTGAG GCTTGTGAATGGTGCTGTTGAGAAAACACGGAAGAAAGAATTGGTGTCAATAGCTGTGGCTGCTGAGGAAATTGGCATACCACGCATGCTGATTGATATTCGTCACG AGGGATCACATCGTGAGCTTCCATCGCTCAAGGTTGTTCGTAGTGCCTCCATTAAG GCACTTGATTGGTTAAAATCTTATTATTGGGAACCTCAGAGCAAAGCAATTCCTTTTCAAGGTGAAGGCAATGCAGACGTCAAAAAGGAAATCAAGTCTTTGATTCGTGAATTAGCTATCTGCTTGAAAGTCAGCGGGAGTCCTGAGTCCAGTGCCTCACTGCTCAAAGGAAAAC GACCCAAGAAACAGATTACCAAAATCTTGAAATCTGTTCTGCGGTTATATTCCTCCTTCTCTTCAGAGATTGTGTCGGTGTTGCTGAATTATTTGTTGAAAAGTTTAAGTTCCTCAGAGTTCAAAAAGAATGTAGATGATGCTTGTGTTGGTCCGACTATAGAGAGTGTTTTGGCCGATTGGAAGCCTATCATCCTCAAATTGTATAATAAGGAGCCAGAATTACTTCTGAACCTTCTTAAGGACGTTCTTCATATGATTGAAATTCAGGCAGATATGAAGTGTGGAGAAG ATTACCCAAGCATCGGGATTTCACACTCAAGGGAAGAGTTTCATCGaagttcttatctttcttctttgtTTGCATGGCTTGTTCGAATTCTCTGCAAAAAACCTTCCGCAGCAGCAAATATGCCAAAGAATGTTTTGCACGAACTTGTTCGTAAATGTCTTCTAATATCACATCTCTGCAACAAGCAGGTCACGGACTCGGCCCTTCGTCTTGCAGAACTGATGGATGATATATCTTTGTTGAAGAAAATTCAATTGCTCTCTGGTCTTGCTTTGTCCAACATTTTTGACAAAGCAGATGATCAAAGCTCTTTATTGACTTCGACAAATATTTCTCATTTCGAGGAATCCATACGCGAAGCACATAAAAAGCTTGAGTTAGTTAAACAACATGTTGTGAGAAAAAAGAAGTCAAGTGAAATGGATTGCGAGTGCGAAGAATCACAAGTATGGACTTTGGCAAAGTCATGGAACCCGTGTCCGATTGGCATGTTGCCTCGTGCTGTTGGTTCATCCGGTTGTCTTCCCGTTCTTGATGCTATCAATAATGAAACTGTTCTTGATGTTACCGATAacgaaaaacaaaataaagtatCAGATAGGAAAGATAATTGGAGATTGATTAAACACGGTGCCAAGCGAGATGCCCCTTCAGACCTTCAGCTACTCGATAACTCAGCTGTTAAGAAGATGAGGGAAACTGAAGAATTTGGTGAATTCAACGATGAATCTCCAATGGAAGACGATGAATTTCCAACAGAAGATGCGAGCGGATACCTTATGTTTGGTGGGATCTGGAAGAGAATAAAGGAGGAAGAGCTACTAGCCATGCAGTCTTCTGTGAgaattttaatttga
- the LOC131615924 gene encoding uncharacterized protein LOC131615924 isoform X2 has product MAIVRLVNGAVEKTRKKELVSIAVAAEEIGIPRMLIDIRHEGSHRELPSLKVVRSASIKALDWLKSYYWEPQSKAIPFQGEGNADVKKEIKSLIRELAICLKVSGSPESSASLLKGKRPKKQITKILKSVLRLYSSFSSEIVSVLLNYLLKSLSSSEFKKNVDDACVGPTIESVLADWKPIILKLYNKEPELLLNLLKDVLHMIEIQADMKCGEDYPSIGISHSREEFHRSSYLSSLFAWLVRILCKKPSAAANMPKNVLHELVRKCLLISHLCNKQVTDSALRLAELMDDISLLKKIQLLSGLALSNIFDKADDQSSLLTSTNISHFEESIREAHKKLELVKQHVVRKKKSSEMDCECEESQVWTLAKSWNPCPIGMLPRAVGSSGCLPVLDAINNETVLDVTDNEKQNKVSDRKDNWRLIKHGAKRDAPSDLQLLDNSAVKKMRETEEFGEFNDESPMEDDEFPTEDASGYLMFGGIWKRIKEEELLAMQSSVRILI; this is encoded by the exons ATGGCAATCGTGAG GCTTGTGAATGGTGCTGTTGAGAAAACACGGAAGAAAGAATTGGTGTCAATAGCTGTGGCTGCTGAGGAAATTGGCATACCACGCATGCTGATTGATATTCGTCACG AGGGATCACATCGTGAGCTTCCATCGCTCAAGGTTGTTCGTAGTGCCTCCATTAAG GCACTTGATTGGTTAAAATCTTATTATTGGGAACCTCAGAGCAAAGCAATTCCTTTTCAAGGTGAAGGCAATGCAGACGTCAAAAAGGAAATCAAGTCTTTGATTCGTGAATTAGCTATCTGCTTGAAAGTCAGCGGGAGTCCTGAGTCCAGTGCCTCACTGCTCAAAGGAAAAC GACCCAAGAAACAGATTACCAAAATCTTGAAATCTGTTCTGCGGTTATATTCCTCCTTCTCTTCAGAGATTGTGTCGGTGTTGCTGAATTATTTGTTGAAAAGTTTAAGTTCCTCAGAGTTCAAAAAGAATGTAGATGATGCTTGTGTTGGTCCGACTATAGAGAGTGTTTTGGCCGATTGGAAGCCTATCATCCTCAAATTGTATAATAAGGAGCCAGAATTACTTCTGAACCTTCTTAAGGACGTTCTTCATATGATTGAAATTCAGGCAGATATGAAGTGTGGAGAAG ATTACCCAAGCATCGGGATTTCACACTCAAGGGAAGAGTTTCATCGaagttcttatctttcttctttgtTTGCATGGCTTGTTCGAATTCTCTGCAAAAAACCTTCCGCAGCAGCAAATATGCCAAAGAATGTTTTGCACGAACTTGTTCGTAAATGTCTTCTAATATCACATCTCTGCAACAAGCAGGTCACGGACTCGGCCCTTCGTCTTGCAGAACTGATGGATGATATATCTTTGTTGAAGAAAATTCAATTGCTCTCTGGTCTTGCTTTGTCCAACATTTTTGACAAAGCAGATGATCAAAGCTCTTTATTGACTTCGACAAATATTTCTCATTTCGAGGAATCCATACGCGAAGCACATAAAAAGCTTGAGTTAGTTAAACAACATGTTGTGAGAAAAAAGAAGTCAAGTGAAATGGATTGCGAGTGCGAAGAATCACAAGTATGGACTTTGGCAAAGTCATGGAACCCGTGTCCGATTGGCATGTTGCCTCGTGCTGTTGGTTCATCCGGTTGTCTTCCCGTTCTTGATGCTATCAATAATGAAACTGTTCTTGATGTTACCGATAacgaaaaacaaaataaagtatCAGATAGGAAAGATAATTGGAGATTGATTAAACACGGTGCCAAGCGAGATGCCCCTTCAGACCTTCAGCTACTCGATAACTCAGCTGTTAAGAAGATGAGGGAAACTGAAGAATTTGGTGAATTCAACGATGAATCTCCAATGGAAGACGATGAATTTCCAACAGAAGATGCGAGCGGATACCTTATGTTTGGTGGGATCTGGAAGAGAATAAAGGAGGAAGAGCTACTAGCCATGCAGTCTTCTGTGAgaattttaatttga